A segment of the Deinococcus radiopugnans ATCC 19172 genome:
AGGCGGCGGGTTTTGGTGGCTTCACACCTCAAAACACCGCCATTTCTCGTTTCTGTCGAGGGACAGACCGGAAGGTGACCTTCCCGCCGTCTGGGACGACTAAAAAATGAAGTTGTCAGCTACCGAGTATACGAGCATCTTTTTTGTCAAAAAAGTGAGATTCCATCTTTTTACAAATATTCTCAGCTTCTCCTCTACTCAATATTTCTACTTCCATACTATACCTCCTGATAAAAATAGCCAAGGGCTAAGTTTTCTGCTTCACATTTGAAGAATACTTATATGACTAGCTCTAATGTAGTAATTCCTCATCAAACCGCTGAACTTCCACCCTCTCCCCACTCGGCCCCTGCGCGTAGAAGTGGTAAATCCCGTACTCGGCGTTGTGCTTCGGCGCGGTCTCTGCCGTCACGCCCGCCGCCATCAGCCGTTCGTACACGCCGTCCACGTCGTCCGTCACCAGCGTCAGGACGACGGTGGGCGGCAGGGTTACGGCTTCGCGCAGGCAAAAGCCCAGGAACCCGCCGCCCGCCACCGCGTAGATGTGGCAGGTGCCCTGATCCCGCGCCAGCGTCAGCCCCAGCGTGCCGACATAGAAGCGGTGCGTGGCCGCCAGATCGGTGGTGGGGTAAAAGCCGATAAAGGCGTCGAAGGTGGGGGACATACGCCAGGATAGCGGGCGGGGGCGGGGCAGGTCAGACGGTTTGCATGGGCAGCCCCAGCGCGGGCGGCCTGTCCACAGCAGGCGTGCGGGGGGCGTATCCTCGCCACCATGACCCCCACCGTCTTTC
Coding sequences within it:
- a CDS encoding VOC family protein is translated as MSPTFDAFIGFYPTTDLAATHRFYVGTLGLTLARDQGTCHIYAVAGGGFLGFCLREAVTLPPTVVLTLVTDDVDGVYERLMAAGVTAETAPKHNAEYGIYHFYAQGPSGERVEVQRFDEELLH